In Mastomys coucha isolate ucsf_1 unplaced genomic scaffold, UCSF_Mcou_1 pScaffold5, whole genome shotgun sequence, one genomic interval encodes:
- the LOC116077443 gene encoding putative caspase-16 has translation MAHGGPQGQLLGADGEEVQPEVLMQELSCCEALHGHPKIFLLQACRGGNRDPGVGPRALPWYRRWLRAPPAIPTQADVLQIHADDPGSSGQADILTVYAAAEG, from the exons ATGGCCCATGGGGGCCCACAGGGGCAGCTGCTGGGGGCTGATGGTGAAGAAGTACAGCCAGAGGTGCTGATGCAGGAGCTGAGCTGTTGCGAGGCACTGCATGGGCACCCCAAGATCTTCCTGCTCCAGGCCTGCCGTGGGG GGAACAGGGACCCTGGTGTGGGGCCACGAGCCCTCCCATGGTACCGTCGTTGGCTGAGAGCACCTCCAGCCATCCCGACCCAGGCAGATGTGCTTCAGATCCATGCTGATGACCCAG GCAGCTCAGGCCAAGCAGACATCCTTACTGTCTACGCAGCCGCTGAGG GTTAG